From Alienimonas californiensis, a single genomic window includes:
- the obgE gene encoding GTPase ObgE yields MFADHVLLHCKAGDGGNGCMSFRREKFVPKGGPDGGDGGGGGSVVVRANENIGSLIHLVGHKFWNAGRGEHGRGKLQTGATADDILIEVPPGTLVKDAERGHTLRDLSAHGDEVVVARGGSGGRGNRKFATATHRAPRECEPGGEGESRDVVLELKLIADVGLLGKPNAGKSTLLARLSAATPEIADYPFTTKYPNLGVVREGSGWDAKRQYVLADIPGLIEGAADGVGLGHEFLKHVERTRVLVHLLEPDPHDGTDPVHNYQTIRAEVERYNPDLASRPEVLCVSKGELPDAAPAAELLREELGVEPLIISAATGLNLDELHRRIWAALDETNAD; encoded by the coding sequence GTGTTTGCGGATCATGTGTTGCTACATTGCAAGGCCGGCGACGGCGGAAACGGCTGTATGTCGTTCCGGCGGGAGAAGTTCGTGCCCAAGGGCGGCCCCGACGGCGGCGACGGCGGCGGCGGCGGCAGCGTCGTCGTCCGGGCCAACGAGAATATCGGCAGCCTCATTCACCTCGTGGGCCATAAGTTCTGGAACGCCGGCCGCGGGGAGCACGGCCGCGGCAAGCTCCAGACCGGGGCGACGGCGGACGACATCCTCATCGAGGTGCCCCCCGGCACGCTGGTGAAGGACGCCGAACGCGGCCACACGCTGCGGGACCTCAGCGCGCACGGCGACGAAGTCGTCGTCGCCCGCGGCGGCTCCGGCGGTCGCGGCAATCGCAAGTTCGCCACCGCCACCCACCGCGCCCCCCGTGAGTGCGAACCCGGCGGCGAGGGCGAATCACGCGACGTGGTGCTCGAACTGAAGCTGATCGCGGACGTCGGCCTGCTCGGCAAGCCGAACGCCGGCAAGTCGACCCTCCTGGCCCGCCTCAGCGCCGCTACGCCGGAGATCGCCGACTATCCCTTCACCACCAAGTACCCGAACCTCGGCGTCGTCCGCGAGGGCTCCGGCTGGGACGCCAAACGGCAGTACGTCCTCGCCGACATCCCCGGCCTGATCGAAGGCGCCGCCGACGGCGTCGGGCTGGGGCACGAGTTCCTCAAACACGTGGAGCGGACCCGCGTGCTGGTCCACCTCCTCGAACCGGACCCGCACGACGGCACCGACCCGGTGCACAATTACCAAACGATCCGCGCGGAGGTGGAGCGATACAACCCGGACCTCGCCTCCCGCCCGGAGGTGCTGTGCGTCTCCAAGGGCGAACTGCCCGACGCCGCCCCGGCCGCGGAGTTGCTGCGGGAGGAGTTGGGCGTGGAGCCGCTGATCATTTCCGCGGCGACGGGTTTGAACCTCGACGAATTACACCGCCGCATCTGGGCGGCGCTGGACGAGACGAACGCAGACTGA